The Candidatus Minimicrobia sp. QA0096 DNA segment AAATCCGAGTGAATAACGCCCGCGGCTTGCGGTGCAGTCCAGCCTTTGTGAATTGTCCAAGCGCGAACTTCTTTTTCGCCCGCAGTTAAGTAGCTTTGTAGTCCGAGCGTATCGTAGGCTGCGTGAATAAGTTTGGCGAGTCCAGTTTCTTTGACGCCGTAGCTTTCTAATAACTCTTTGGTGTCATTTTCAGATAAGCCCTTCAATTCTTCTTCTAGTTTTGCGCAGACAAAGACGGTTTTTGCGGGACTTACGAGTTCGGTCAATTGACTCTGTAGATCAGAATTGTTCAATCCTTCTTCGTCAACATTAAATGCGTAAATGACAGGTTTGGCGGTAAGAAGGTGTAGGTCGGAAATTGCCTCAAAATCCACATCTGACAGGGCGGAAATTGGTACGCCTTTTTGTAAATTGTCGATTAAAGACTGCAGATATTCAACTTTTTGACGAGCTTTTGGATTTGCTTTGGCTTCTTTTTGAAGCTGGGGCAGGCGTTTTTCAAGAGTTTGTAGATCAGCCAGAATCAGCTCGGTATTTATAACCTCAATGTCTTTCTTAGGATCAATCGGTGCTTCATCGTGACGCAAAATTTTTGAATTTTCGAACGCACGAACAACATGAATAATTGCGTCACACTCTCTGATGTTGTGAAGAAACTTATTGCCCAAACCTTCACCCTTAGACGCGCCAGCAACCAGTCCCGCGATATCAACGAAAGTGACGGTGGCTGGAATAATTTTTTGCGCGTGATAAAGATCGGCTAAAATTTGCAGGCGATTATCTGGCACGGGAACGATTCCTGTGTTCGGTTCAATTGTCGCAAACGGATAATTAGCCGCCAAAATATCATTATTTGTTAAAGCGTTAAAAAGTGTCGATTTGCCGACGTTCGGTAAGCCAACGATTCCAATAGATAAACTCATATATTTATTATATCATCTGCGTAATCTTTGATATAATTATAAGCATGAGAAGAAAATACTCATTGCCTAAGGTGGGCATGCTGGCAATAGTAGTG contains these protein-coding regions:
- the ychF gene encoding redox-regulated ATPase YchF, whose amino-acid sequence is MSLSIGIVGLPNVGKSTLFNALTNNDILAANYPFATIEPNTGIVPVPDNRLQILADLYHAQKIIPATVTFVDIAGLVAGASKGEGLGNKFLHNIRECDAIIHVVRAFENSKILRHDEAPIDPKKDIEVINTELILADLQTLEKRLPQLQKEAKANPKARQKVEYLQSLIDNLQKGVPISALSDVDFEAISDLHLLTAKPVIYAFNVDEEGLNNSDLQSQLTELVSPAKTVFVCAKLEEELKGLSENDTKELLESYGVKETGLAKLIHAAYDTLGLQSYLTAGEKEVRAWTIHKGWTAPQAAGVIHSDFERGFIAAQIVDFNDLVAAGSEVKARENGKIRTEGKTYVMQPNDVVEFRFNV